In a genomic window of Rhabdothermincola sediminis:
- a CDS encoding isochorismatase family protein, which produces MVDVQNDFADSAGSLYVRGGEAIVGPINDESEAARSAGATVVLTQDWHPERTPHFVTDGGTWPVHCVRGTWGARLHPLLSRDADLVLRKGTGGQDGYSAFTSRTRLPAPRPRRGSRGSCVNGASKGSWCVGSPPTCA; this is translated from the coding sequence GTGGTCGACGTCCAGAACGACTTCGCGGATTCGGCGGGCTCGTTGTACGTGCGCGGTGGTGAAGCGATCGTCGGGCCGATCAACGACGAGAGCGAAGCGGCCCGCTCGGCCGGGGCCACGGTGGTGCTCACCCAGGACTGGCACCCCGAGCGCACCCCCCACTTCGTGACCGACGGCGGTACCTGGCCGGTCCACTGCGTCCGGGGGACCTGGGGGGCTCGGTTGCACCCGTTGCTGAGCCGTGACGCCGACCTGGTCCTGCGCAAGGGGACCGGCGGACAGGACGGCTACTCGGCGTTCACGTCGAGGACCCGGCTACCGGCACCACGACCCCGACGGGGCTCGCGGGGTTCCTGCGTGAACGGGGCGTCGAAGGGGTCGTGGTGTGTGGGCTCGCCGCCGACGTGTGCGTGA
- a CDS encoding isochorismatase family protein — MVCGLAADVCVKATALDARRAGFTTSVLWSATRAVELRPGDGERAAEELATAGVVLVGRAGP; from the coding sequence GTGGTGTGTGGGCTCGCCGCCGACGTGTGCGTGAAGGCCACAGCGCTCGACGCCCGCCGTGCCGGGTTCACCACGTCGGTGCTGTGGTCCGCCACCCGGGCGGTGGAGCTGCGACCCGGTGACGGGGAGCGGGCCGCCGAGGAGCTCGCCACGGCGGGGGTCGTGCTGGTCGGGCGCGCCGGTCCATGA